TCGCGGTGCTGAACACGGGCCACCGCCACCCGAAGATCGTCAAGGCGATCTCGGATCAGCTGAACAATTTCACGCACACCGCTTACCAGATCGTCCCGTACGCGTCGTACGTCGAGCTGGCCGAGAAGATCAACGCGCGCGCGCCGGGCGATTTCCCGAAGAAGACCGCGTTCTTCACGACCGGCGCCGAAGCCGTCGAGAACGCGATCAAGATCGCGCGCGCCGCGACCGGCCGTCCGGGCGTCATCGCCTTCTCGGGCGGCTTCCACGGCCGCACGATGATGGGCATGGCGCTGACCGGCAAGGTCGCCCCGTACAAGCTGAACTTCGGCCCGTTCCCGGGCGACGTGTTCCACGCACCGTACCCGAACGCGCTGCACGGCGTGAGCACGGCCGACTCGATCAAGGCGATCGAGATGCTGTTCAAGGCCGACATCGATCCGAAGCGCGTTGCCGCGATCATCTTCGAACCGGTCCAGGGCGAAGGCGGCTTCTACGCGGCGCCGGCGGAATTCGTGCGCGCGCTGCGCAAGATCTGTAACGAGCACGGCATCCTGCTGATCGCCGACGAAGTCCAGACCGGCTTCGCGCGTACCGGCAAGCTGTTCGCGATGCAGCACTACGACGTGCTGGCCGACCTGATCACGATGGCAAAGAGCCTCGCGGGCGGCATGCCGCTGTCGGGCGTCGTCGGCCGTGCGGACCTGATGGACGCGGCAGCACCCGGCGGCCTCGGCGGCACGTACGCGGGCAACCCGCTGGCGGTTGCGTCGGCGCACGCGGTGCTCGAGATCATCGACGAAGAGAAGCTGTGCGACCGCGCGACGCAACTCGGCGACGTGCTGAAGGCGAAGCTGAACTCGCTGCAGGCCGACGTGCCGCAGATCGCCGACGTGCGCGGCCCGGGCGCGATGATCGCGGTCGAGTTCCTGAAGCCGGGCTCGGGCGAGCCGGATGCGGACTTCACGAAGCGCGTGCAAACGCGTGCGCTCGAGCGCGGCCTGCTGCTGCTCGTGTGCGGCGTGTACTCGAACGTCGTGCGCTTCCTGTTCCCGCTGACGATTCCCGAGGCCGTGTTCAACGAAGCGCTCGTGATCCTCGAGGAAGTGCTGAAGGAAACGGTCGGCGTGCCGGCCTGAGGTCCAGTCACCTAAATGCGCCGCCGCCGTCGTCATGACGGCGGCGGCCTTTTTATCCGTCATTTTCAAGGCAGGCGATTCAAATGAGCACTGTTCAGGAAACCCTGGCACTGAAAGATCCGTCGCTGTTCCGCCAGCAGGCATACGTCAACGGCGAATGGCAAGGCGCATCGAACGGCGAGACGTTCGAAGTCCGCAACCCGGCGACGGGCGGCCTCCTCGGCACCGTGCCGGCGATGGGCACGGCCGAGACGCGTCACGCGATCGAAGCCGCGAACGCCGCCTGGCCGGCGTGGCGCAAAAAGACCGCGAAGGAACGCGCGGTCGTCCTGCGCAAGTGGCACGACCTGATGATGGAAAACGCCGACGACCTCGCGCTGATCCTGACGACCGAGCAGGGCAAGTCGCTGGCCGAAGCGAAGGGCGAAATCGGCTACGCGGCGTCGTTCCTCGAGTGGTTCGCCGAGGAAGGCAAGCGCGTGTACGGCGACACGATCCCGACGCCGGCGAGCGACAAGCGCATCGTCGTGACGAAGGAAGCGATCGGCGTGTGCGCGGCGATCACGCCGTGGAACTTCCCGGCGGCGATGATCACGCGCAAGGTCGGCCCGGCGCTCGCGGCAGGCTGCCCGATCGTCGTGAAGCCGGCCGAGGCGACGCCGTTCTCCGCGCTCGCGATGGCCGTGCTGGCCGAGCGCGCGGGCGTGCCGGCCGGCGTATTCAGCGTCGTCACGGGCGACCCGAAGGCGATCGGCGGCGAACTGACGTCGAACCCGATCGTGCGCAAGCTGTCGTTCACCGGCTCGACGCCGGTCGGCCGCCTGCTGATGTCGCAATGCGCGGCGACGGTCAAGAAGGTGTCGCTGGAACTCGGCGGCAACGCGCCGTTCATCGTGTTCGACGATGCCGATCTGGATGCGGCCGTGCAGGGTGCGATCGCGTCGAAGTACCGCAACAGCGGCCAGACGTGCGTGTGCACGAACCGCTTCTACGTGCATGAAGCCGTGTACGACCAGTTCGCGCAGAAGCTCGCGGCGGCCGTCGGCCAGCTGAAGGTCGGTCGCGGCACGGAGCCGGGCGTCACGCAGGGCCCGCTGATCAACGAAGCGGCCGTGCTGAAGGTCGAGGCGCACATCGAGGACGCGCTCGCGAAGGGCGCGACCGTCGTGACGGGCGGCAAGCGCCACGCGCTCGGCCACGGCTTCTTCGAGCCGACCGTGCTGACCGGCGTCACGCCGGCGATGAAGGTCGCGAAGGAAGAGACGTTCGGGCCGCTCGCGCCGCTGTTCAAGTTCGGCAGCGACGACGAGGTGATCGCCCTCGCGAACGACACCGAATTCGGTCTCGCGGCTTATTTCTACAGCCGCGACATCGGCCGCGTGTGGAAGGTGGCCGAAGCGCTTGAATACGGAATGGTCGGCGTGAATACGGGCCTGATCTCGAACGAAGTCGCGCCGTTCGGTGGCGTCAAGCAGTCGGGCCTCGGCCGCGAAGGCTCGCACTACGGCATCGACGACTACGTCGTGATCAAGTACCTCTGCCTCGCCGTCTGACGGTTCGGGGCCTGCCGCTTCGGTGACAGGCCCTGACCGCCCGGCCGGAACCGGGCGGTCCGACGCGGGCCGGCGCCCCTCTCCGTCGTGCCTGCGTAGCCTCGCGTAACCTCGATACGCCTGCTGTCGTCACGCTCCGCGTGCGCGACCCGGCGCCCGCCTCTGCCGAACGTCATACTGCTCAGGATTTCGTTCGAGTCTCATTTCTCGTTCCGCAGCAAACCGCTAGATTGAGCGTTCCGCCTCGATCCTGTTTGCCCGCGCATGAGCACTTTCCCTCTCCGCCCGATCCGCATACCGCCTGCACACAGCGTCCCCGCATCGCTTCACCGCATTCGCCCCGGCATTGCGCCCCGCACGCAAGGAGCCTGCACGTGATCACGAAAACGTCCGACCGCCGCATGGCGCCGCCGGCGGGAAAAACCGGCAGCGCGAGCAATCACCAGCCGTTCAACGTCGTCTATGACGGCCCCGCGCTCGCCGAGCACCGGATGGACGTGCGCGACCTCGCGCCGGCGCTGATCGCGATCGCCGACCTGTTTTCGTCCGCCAACAAGGAGCTCAATGGCGAGCACACCGAGGTGCGCATCGAGGTCAGCGGCAGCTTCAAGGCCGGTTCGTTCCACTCCGAGCTGATCTTCGTCCAGTCGCTCGCGAGCCAGATCCGCGACCTGTTCGCTGGGCCGGGCGCCAGTGCGTTCAGCAACGCGCTCGCGATCCTCGGCGCACTGGGTATCGTCGGTGGCGGCGGCCTGATCGGTCTCATTCGCACGCTGCGCGGGCGAAAGCCATATCGCACCGAGCCCGATGGAACGAAGGTCAAGATCTGGACGTCGGAGCACGAATTCTTCATCGTCGACGAAGCCATCGTCCGGCTTCATCGGAACCGGGCCGTTCGCATCAGCCTGCAGAAAGTGCTGTCGCCGCTCGAACGCGACGGGATCGTCAGCTTCGGCATCGTTCGCGGCGATACCGTCGAACTCGAGATCGAGCGCGACGAACTCGTGACGTTCGCGAGCAGCGACGATCCCGGCGAAGTGGCCACCGACACCATCGTGCACAAAATGCTGCAACTCGAATCCGTCGTGTTCAAGGACGGCAACAAGTGGCGTGTGCACGACGGCTCGTTCTCGTTCTTCGCCGCCCTGGACGACGAGCAGTTTCTCGCGAAGGTCAATGCAGGCGAACGCTTCGGAAAAGGAGACGTGCTGATCGTCGACCTCCGTCAGACGCAGATCATTACCGACGAAGGGCTCCGCAACGAATATCGCATCGTCAAGGTTCGCGAGCATCGCGCGCCGCTGCAGCCGGCGCTGGTCTGATCGCCGCCGGCGTCACGTGCGGGCCG
The sequence above is drawn from the Burkholderia stabilis genome and encodes:
- a CDS encoding 4-aminobutyrate--2-oxoglutarate transaminase; translated protein: MTVKNADLQARKNAATPRGVGVMCDFYAARAENAELWDVEGRRFIDFAAGIAVLNTGHRHPKIVKAISDQLNNFTHTAYQIVPYASYVELAEKINARAPGDFPKKTAFFTTGAEAVENAIKIARAATGRPGVIAFSGGFHGRTMMGMALTGKVAPYKLNFGPFPGDVFHAPYPNALHGVSTADSIKAIEMLFKADIDPKRVAAIIFEPVQGEGGFYAAPAEFVRALRKICNEHGILLIADEVQTGFARTGKLFAMQHYDVLADLITMAKSLAGGMPLSGVVGRADLMDAAAPGGLGGTYAGNPLAVASAHAVLEIIDEEKLCDRATQLGDVLKAKLNSLQADVPQIADVRGPGAMIAVEFLKPGSGEPDADFTKRVQTRALERGLLLLVCGVYSNVVRFLFPLTIPEAVFNEALVILEEVLKETVGVPA
- the gabD gene encoding NADP-dependent succinate-semialdehyde dehydrogenase — translated: MSTVQETLALKDPSLFRQQAYVNGEWQGASNGETFEVRNPATGGLLGTVPAMGTAETRHAIEAANAAWPAWRKKTAKERAVVLRKWHDLMMENADDLALILTTEQGKSLAEAKGEIGYAASFLEWFAEEGKRVYGDTIPTPASDKRIVVTKEAIGVCAAITPWNFPAAMITRKVGPALAAGCPIVVKPAEATPFSALAMAVLAERAGVPAGVFSVVTGDPKAIGGELTSNPIVRKLSFTGSTPVGRLLMSQCAATVKKVSLELGGNAPFIVFDDADLDAAVQGAIASKYRNSGQTCVCTNRFYVHEAVYDQFAQKLAAAVGQLKVGRGTEPGVTQGPLINEAAVLKVEAHIEDALAKGATVVTGGKRHALGHGFFEPTVLTGVTPAMKVAKEETFGPLAPLFKFGSDDEVIALANDTEFGLAAYFYSRDIGRVWKVAEALEYGMVGVNTGLISNEVAPFGGVKQSGLGREGSHYGIDDYVVIKYLCLAV